TGTGGACACAAAACTCAACCTTagactcatctgaccataaactGCCCTGTCCTCCTGCCGGCTTTTGCATTGTCCATGAAGAGTTTAGAAGTAGcattggatgagcttttgggcaccccacattttggtcaaaagtttgtggatacTGCACCATTAGCCAAACGTATCGGATGAGCTTTTGGACCAACCATATTTTGggcaaatgttttggcaccccCCACACCTATACCATGACAAcacattagcaaccacctgggatagctGTGCAACCATGCCGTGTTAAATTTTGGAATCAGATTCAATAAGATGGTGACACTATGGCCTGAGGATCGCAagttcaccctcctagtgtcaggagcgtTGGAAGTGATGGGGAGTCCTAGAGAGTGGGTGGGTTAACTTGCTCAGCTAAATTAGGGGAGGAAAATTGTGATTAGAtttacagtgtgtgtctgtttttaaGTCTGATTAAGCTGATTTTGAATCTGATTAAGCTGATTTTTAGTCTGATTAAATGATTTTGAGTCTGATTAACTGATTTTGAGTCTGATTAACTGATTTAGAGTCTGATTAAGCTGATTTAGAGTCTGTTTAAGCTGATTTTGAGTCTGACTAACTGATTTTGAGTCTGATTAAGCTGATTTAGAGTCTGATTAACTGATTTAGAGTCTGATTAAGCTGATTTAGAGTCTGTTTAACTGATTTTGAGTCTGATTAACTGATTTAGAGTCTGATTAAGCTGATCTTGAGTCTGACCAACTGATTTTGAGTCTAATTAAGCTGATTTTGAGTCTGACCAACTGATTTTGAGTCTGATTAAGCTGATGTTGAGTCTGATTAACTGATTTTGAATCTGATTAAGCTGATTTTGAGTCTGATTAACTGATTTAGAGTCTGATTAAGCTGATTTAGAGTCTGTTTAAGCTGATTTTGAGTCTGACTAACTGATTTTGAGTCTGATTAAGCTGATTTAGAGTCTGATTAACTGATTTAGAGTCTGATTAAGCTGATTTAGAGTCTGTTTAACTGATTTTGAGTCTGATTAACTGATTTAGAGTCTGACCAACTGATTTTGAGTTTGATTAAGCTGATTTTGAGTCTGACCAACTGATTTTGAGTCTGATTAAGCTGATGTTGAGTCTGATTAACTGATTTTGAGTCTGATTAAGCTGATTTAGAGTCTGATTAAGCTGATTTTGAGTCTGACTAACTGATTTTGAATCTGATTAAGCTGATTTAGAGTCTGACTAACTGATTTTGAGTCTGATTAAGCTGATTTTGAGTCTGATTAACTGATTTTGAGTCTGATTAAGCTGATTTAGAGTCTGACTAACTGATTTAGAGTCTGATTAAGCTGATTTTGAGTCTGATTAACTGATTTAGAGTCTGATTAAGCTGATTTAGAGTCTGTTTAAGCTGATTTTGAGTCTGACTAACTGATTTTGAGTCTGATTAAGCTGATTTAGAGTCTGATTAACTGATTTAGAGTCTGATTAAGCTGATTTAGAGTCTGTTTAACTGATTTTGAGTCTGATTAACTGATTTAGAGTCTGACCAACTGATTTTGAGTTTGATTAAGCTGATTTTGAGTCTGACCAACTGATTTTGAGTCTGATTAAGCTGATGTTGAGTCTGATTAACTGATTTTGAGTCTGATTAAGCTGATTTAGAGTCTGATTAAGCTGATTTTGAGTCTGACTAACTGATTTTGAATCTGATTAAGCTGATTTAGAGTCTGACTAACTGATTTTGAGTCTGATTAAGCTGATTTTGAGTCTGATTAACTGATTTTGAGTCTGATTAAGCTGATTTAGAGTCTGACTAACTGATTTAGAGTCTGATTAAGCTGATTTTGAGTCTGACTAACTGATTTTGAGTCTGATTAAATGATTTTGTCTCGTTTGTAATGTGAATTTTCTCAGCCTTGAAGACGGAGATTGAAGCTGCTGCCTCCAAACAGTCTCTTCAGTCGGTCATTCAACAGGTCAAGGCTGTTCAGGGTGAAAATGCAggtactgagtgtgtgtgtgtgtgtgtgtgtgtgtgtgagactaaTATTCAGTTAACTATGctgtacattttattgtttagCATCCCAGattttggccaaaagtttgtggactcAACTCTGTTAACCAAACACATTTTTTGCAGAGAACAACGTGTGATTAGATTTACAGTCTGTGTGATTTTGAATCTGATTAAGCTGATTTTGAGTCTGATTAACTGCTTTAGAGTCTGATGAactgattctgaatctgattaaGCTGATTTAGAGTCTGATTAAATGATTTTGAGTCTGATTAACTGATTTTGAATCTGATTAACTGATTTAGAGTCTGTTTAACTGATTTTGAATCTGATTAAGCTGATTTAGAGTCTGATTAAATGATTTTGAGTCTGATTAACTGATTTTGAATCTGATTAACTGATTTAGAGTCTGTTTAACTGATTTTGTCTCATTTGTAATGTGAATTTTCTCAGCCTTGAAGACGGAGATTGAAGCTGCTGCCTCCAAACAGTCTCTTCAGTTGGTCATTCAACAGGTGAAGACCATCCAGGGTGAAAACACAggtactgagtgtgtgtgtgtgtgtgtgtgtgtgactaatATTCAGTTAACTATGctgtacattttattgtttagCATCCCAGattttggccaaaagtttgtggactcAACTCTGTTAACCAAATACTTTGGATGACCATTGGGCAAAACATTTGGCAGCGcacattttggccaaaagtttgtggactcAGCTCTATTAACCAAACGCATGTTTTGTGGAGGACAAAGTGTGTAGATTTACAGTCTGTGTGATTTTGAGTCTGATTAAGCTGATTTAGTGTCTGATTAACTGATTTAGAGTCTGATTAACTGATTTTGAATCTGATTAAGCTGATTTAGAGTCTGATTAACTGATTTTGAGTCTGATTAAGCTGATTTTGAGTCTGACTAACTGATTTTGAGTCTGATTAAGCTGATTTTGTCTCGTTTGTAATGTGAATTTTCTCAGCCTTGAAGACGGAGATTGAAGCTGCTGCCTCCAAACAGTCTCTTCAGTCGGTCATTCAACAGGTCAAGGCTGTTCAGGGTGAAAATGCAggtactgagtgtgtgtgtgtgtgtgtgtgtgtgtgtgtgtgtgtgactaatATTCAGTTAACTATGctgtacattttattgtttagCATCCCAGattttggccaaaagtttgtggactcAACCCTATTACCAAACACTTTGGATGACCATTGGGCAAAACATTTGGCAGCGcacattttggccaaaagtttgtggttTGTAATGTGAATTTTCTCAGCCTTGAAGACGGAGATTGAAGCTGCTGCCTCCAAACAGTCTCTGCAGTCAGTTATTCAACAGGTGAAGACCATCCAGGGTGaaaacacaggtgtgtgtgactAATACGCAGTGcactgcattttttttgttattttgttgttaaatgtttgttaaagtttgtttttttatgcatttaCAGTTACCATCTAATTTTAGTTTATGAAGATGgtgaaatattaaaaatgaaaaaaaaaactaataactTTATATGCTGTGCATACAGTCAGATCTGAGTCACTGAGTGATGGGATGCATTTCTGCTGTGTCTTCTGCTGGATTTCTTTAGCTTTGGAGAGCAAGATCAACTCAGCTGCCTCGAAGCAGGAAGTGCAGTCAGTTGTAAAGCAGGTGGAGGAGCTGGACCAGAAGATCAGTAGGTCACAGCTTCATCtattgatctatctatctatgttaTCTAGCTAACATGAACTAATGATGCAAAGacaaaatgatttatttaattatttcattaatataatttattaataaaggtaaaggtgcatgtatttgtcactgtacagcgaaatatgtcctccgcatttaacccatctgtggtagtgaacacacactcacacacacactagtgagctaggggcagtgagtacacacacacacccagagcggtgggcagccaactccagaccagagagggtaaagggccttgctcaagggcccaacaacagtggcaacttgccgagcccaggaatcgaacccacaaccctgttatcaatagcccggcgctctaaccgctgcccACAATAAGTTTTGCATGCAGCTTCTAAAATATTTCATGCATGTGTGACAGTgatattactaatataataaatataacaataagAAGAACAAGTAATGTCATTACGAACATTATCattcacataataataataataataataataatagtaataatatcatCGTTATAATTaactactaatattattattcgGCAAGCAGAGGGGTACAGCTATGCCCCTCTAAATTCGATGTGCCCAAGTACAACAAGTAGTCTAGAAACGCCACGTCCTACAAACCCACTTTATAAACATAGACACTAATGTTACTCGTGTGAGACTTTGTGAATTGTTGTCCAGCCTCTTGAAATGttgctaaaaataataaatgtatccaTGGTTGATTATTATTGCAATAATtcttctttcctcatgatgtaatgacattatttataatttattctgCAAATGTCACATTTATGAATCAGTGTGTTTTTCCTAATATACACATaaaatatgttatttatttatttatttgtgtttattttaaggtATTCCCAAAGTGGCGTTTTCGGCCACACTTTCAGTCCTGCAAAGTGGAAACCAGTTCATTAAAACGAGTGTTGGGACCATTCTGGTCTACAAAAACGTTTTCACCAACGTTGGCAATGCGTACGACCCAAACACAGGTACTGTAGCCTCTACATCTCGACCCCATTACATCTCCACAAACAGGGGCGTCAAAAACCGCCCCTCTAAAATCACGCTggtaaaaagtacattttagcCTGGATTGCTGAACAGAACTACAGGACACGCCTCTCAAATCCACTACAGGTGCTACCTGTggcatttcccataatgccccagcatTTTCCCAAGCTTTCATTCAGAGCTAGTTAGCTAGATCATTTAGTTTTTGCAGTAATTCGTAAATTATTACGTGAAAGTTAGCAGAACACCACAGACACGGTAATGATAACGTATAGCTGTATGTTTAATAACCGTATAACCCACCAAACATACAGATTAGACCACTGAAGCAAAGCCGTTACTGAACCTAGCAGTGGCACCAGTTACGTTAGCgtaggctttatttatgctagctgcTAAAAGGGGCATTAACAAGCTTGCAAAATGAGCATTGAGATATCGCCAACATAACAGTAAACTACACGTTTTAAAAATTCTGATGATGCAAAgacaaaattatttatttaattatttatttaatataatgtattaataatttTCGCTTGTAGTTTTATGCAGCTTATAAAATATTCCATGCATGTGTGAATGTAATGTAACAAGTAATGTTATTACGAACAATATCATTTacgtaataatattaataataataataataagtcaagtcaagtcaagtcaagtgggttttattgtcatttcaactacatacagagtacacagtgaaacgaaacaacgttcctccaggaccatggtgcaacatagacagtgcatacaagacacaagtgcaacacaaacaaacaagtgcggacagacaacacaacacagtacagaccagagaataataataaataatgacggtagtgtgcaagttgtgcaatgtgcaataaatagagtccagtgaggtagtaaagttattagtgcaaatgcttgtgcaaaaaatgcttccccttttttcctggtgtaaatggttggagagagagagagagagagagagagagagggagagagagagagagagaatgtaccagaaagacatcaggtcagaagttgagttgtgttgaggagtctgatggcttgggggagtctgttgcagagtctggtcatgttggatcggatgctgcggtaccttcttcctgatggcaggagggagaacagtctgtgtgaatgctggttgctttgcggatgcagcgggtggtgtaaatgtccatgacggagggaagggagactccgatgatcctctcagctgtcctcacaatgcgttggagggtcttgcggtcagaggctgtgcaggtcccaaaccaggcagtgatgcagctgcttaggatgctctctatggtccccctatagaagagggtgaggatgggtggagggagacgggcctttctcagcttacGGAGGaggtagagacgctgctgggctttcttggctgtagagctggtgttcagggaccaggtgaggttcttcgctaggtggacaccaaggaacttggtgctcttaacgatctccacagaggagccgttgatgctgagcggagagtggtccggtcttgatttcctgaagtcaacaaccatttccttggtcttctctacattccagtgaaggttgttgactgtacaccagtctgtcagctgctgcacctcctctctgtatgctgactcgtcgcctttgctgatgagacccagcacagttgtatcatcggcgaactttatgatgctgttagaactgtgttttgcaacacagtcatgagtca
The sequence above is drawn from the Salminus brasiliensis chromosome 11, fSalBra1.hap2, whole genome shotgun sequence genome and encodes:
- the LOC140565295 gene encoding uncharacterized protein, encoding MMKVGLQFAVALVCFWSSAAQDKNDILGKTLIAILNNLQSITTQLENLKQENSALKTEIEAAASKQSLQSVIQQVKAVQGENAALKTEIEAAASKQSLQLVIQQVKTIQGENTALKTEIEAAASKQSLQSVIQQVKAVQGENAALKTEIEAAASKQSLQSVIQQVKTIQGENTALESKINSAASKQEVQSVVKQVEELDQKISIPKVAFSATLSVLQSGNQFIKTSVGTILVYKNVFTNVGNAYDPNTGVFTAPVRGLYVFSFNVFNAYDFSASQAAQQGMAVALLKNGAQVLSATDSLPAADKQDNCGGSASLLLNKGDQVYMTLWANNRIYTDVIKRNAFSGHLAFTV